One segment of Dama dama isolate Ldn47 chromosome 15, ASM3311817v1, whole genome shotgun sequence DNA contains the following:
- the IFIT2 gene encoding interferon-induced protein with tetratricopeptide repeats 2, with the protein MSETTKNSLEHSLQQLKSHFTWNLVEGEHSLDDFEDKVCNQNEFQNSEFKATMCNILAYIKLRRGQHEAALGYLQQAEEFIQREHADQAEVRSLVTWGNYAWVYYHLGRFAEAQLYVDKVKQVCQKFSSPYRIESPELDCEEGWTRLKCGGNQNERAKVCFEKALEKNPKNPEFTSGLAIASYQLDNQPPSQNPINPLRQAIRLNPDNQYVKVLLALKLQKMNKNDEGERLVEEALEKAPLATDVIRGAAKLYRRKGDLDQAIELLRKALKCMPNNIYLHCHIGCYYRAKVLEVEKMGGEREELQELIRHAIDHLKKADESNGNFFRISSYLACLHAQIGQYEEAECYFQKEFSKELPPVAKQLLHLRYGNFQLYQRKHEDKAIHHFIEGVKINQGSKEGEKMKNKLQRFAKIKLSKNRADPKALRLLEILQELNEDMQPAEENSENLIPLASLAEE; encoded by the exons ATGAG TGAGACCACCAAGAACTCCTTGGAGCATAGTCTACAGCAGCTCAAGAGCCATTTCACCTGGAACTTGGTAGAGGGAGAACATTCTTTGGATGATTTTGAAGACAAAGTGTGTAACCAGAATGAGTTTCAGAACAGCGAATTCAAAGCCACAATGTGCAATATACTGGCCTACATAAAACTCCGCAGAGGCCAACATGAGGCAGCCCTCGGATACTTACAGCAAGCCGAAGAGTTCATCCAGCGAGAGCACGCTGACCAGGCAGAGGTCAGAAGCCTGGTCACCTGGGGAAACTACGCCTGGGTCTACTATCACCTGGGAAGATTCGCAGAAGCTCAGCTTTATGTTGACAAGGTGAAACAAGTCTGCCAGAAGTTTTCCAGCCCCTACAGAATTGAGAGTCCTGAGCTGGACTGTGAGGAAGGGTGGACACGGTTGAAGTGCGGAGGAAACCAAAACGAAAGGGCCAAGGTGTGTTTTGAGAAGGCTCTGGAGAAGAACCCCAAGAACCCAGAGTTCACCTCTGGACTGGCCATCGCGAGCTACCAGCTGGATAACCAGCCACCATCTCAGAATCCCATTAACCCTTTGAGGCAAGCCATTCGGCTGAATCCTGACAACCAGTATGTCAAAGTCCTCCTGGCCCTGAAACttcaaaagatgaataaaaatgatgaagGAGAGAGATTAGTTGAAGAAGCTTTGGAAAAAGCCCCATTGGCCACAGATGTGATTCGAGGGGCAGCAAAGCTGTATCGAAGAAAAGGTGACTTGGACCAAGCTATAGAACTCCTGAGAAAGGCTCTAAAATGCATGCCCAACaacatctacctgcattgccaTATTGGGTGCTATTATAGGGCCAAAGTCCTGGAAGTAGAGAAaatgggtggggagagagaggaattACAGGAGCTAATAAGACATGCTATAGATCATTTAAAGAAAGCTGATGAGAGTAATGGAAATTTCTTCCGTATCAGCTCCTATCTTGCCTGCCTCCATGCACAAATCGGTCAGTATGAAGAAGCAGAGTGTTACTTTCAAAAAGAATTCAGCAAAGAGCTTCCTCCTGTAGCCAAACAACTGCTCCACCTGCGATATGGCAACTTTCAGCTGTACCAGAGGAAACATGAAGACAAGGCCATCCACCATTTCATAGAGGGTGTGAAAATAAACCAGGGATCAAAGgagggagaaaaaatgaaaaacaaactgcAAAGATTTGCCAAAATCAAGCTCTCAAAAAACAGAGCGGATCCTAAGGCTTTGCGTCTCTTGGAGATTCTTCAGGAACTGAATGAAGACATGCAGCCAGCAGAGGAAAACTCTGAAAACCTCATCCCTTTAGCATCTTTAGCTGAGGAATGA